A window of the Cannabis sativa cultivar Pink pepper isolate KNU-18-1 chromosome X, ASM2916894v1, whole genome shotgun sequence genome harbors these coding sequences:
- the LOC115702816 gene encoding AP-1 complex subunit sigma-2 isoform X2, protein MIHFVLLISRQGKVRLTKWYSPYSQKERTKVLRELSGVILTRGPKLCNFVEWRGYKVVYKRYASLYFCMCIDQDDNELEVLEIIHHYVEILDRYFGSVCELDLIFNFHKAYYILDELLIAGELQESSKKTVARLIAAQDSLVETAKEEASSISNIIAQATK, encoded by the exons ATG ATTCATTTTGTGCTTCTTATTAGTAGACAAGGGAAAGTGAGATTGACAAAATGGTATTCACCTTACTCACAGAAGGAGAGAACTAAG GTGTTACGGGAACTCAGCGGAGTCATTCTTACACGAGGACCCAAGCTGTGTAATTTTGTGGAGTGGAGAGGATACAAAGTTGTTTACAAGAG ATATGCTAGTCTCTATTTCTGCATGTGCATTGATCAAGACGATAATGAATTAGAAGTCCTTGAAATAATTCATCATTATGTTGAGATTCTGGATCGGTATTTTGGCAGT GTCTGTGAACTAGACTTGATCTTCAATTTTCATAAG GCCTATTATATTTTGGATGAGCTTCTAATTGCTGGTGAACTCCAAGAATCGAGCAAGAAAACTGTTGCACGGTTGATCGCTGCACAG GATTCTTTGGTGGAGACTGCTAAAGAAGAAGCCAGTTCTATAAGCAATATAATCGCTCAAGCCACCAAGTAA
- the LOC115702816 gene encoding AP-1 complex subunit sigma-2 isoform X3, translating into MIHFVLLISRQGKVRLTKWYSPYSQKERTKVLRELSGVILTRGPKLCNFVEWRGYKVVYKRYASLYFCMCIDQDDNELEVLEIIHHYVEILDRYFGSVSKQYSSSYSRAYYILDELLIAGELQESSKKTVARLIAAQDSLVETAKEEASSISNIIAQATK; encoded by the exons ATG ATTCATTTTGTGCTTCTTATTAGTAGACAAGGGAAAGTGAGATTGACAAAATGGTATTCACCTTACTCACAGAAGGAGAGAACTAAG GTGTTACGGGAACTCAGCGGAGTCATTCTTACACGAGGACCCAAGCTGTGTAATTTTGTGGAGTGGAGAGGATACAAAGTTGTTTACAAGAG ATATGCTAGTCTCTATTTCTGCATGTGCATTGATCAAGACGATAATGAATTAGAAGTCCTTGAAATAATTCATCATTATGTTGAGATTCTGGATCGGTATTTTGGCAGTGTGAGTAAACAGTATTCTTCATCATATTCAAGA GCCTATTATATTTTGGATGAGCTTCTAATTGCTGGTGAACTCCAAGAATCGAGCAAGAAAACTGTTGCACGGTTGATCGCTGCACAG GATTCTTTGGTGGAGACTGCTAAAGAAGAAGCCAGTTCTATAAGCAATATAATCGCTCAAGCCACCAAGTAA
- the LOC115702815 gene encoding phototropin-2: MEKQRSGSSGINKWMAFETGNEDSNEGIITEKASIAERTAEWGLVVRSDGGERSFKSIGSVKNSFGDGEREKGKNSESARTSSESLSTLEGAIPRVSQELKDALATLQQTFVVSDATKPECPIMYASNGFFSMTGYSSKEVIGRNCRFLQGPETDQKEVDKIREAVRYGRSYCGRLLNYKKDGTPFWNLLTVTPIKDDQGNTIKFIGMQVEVSKYTEGIVDKTLRPNGLPQSLIRYDARQKAKALDSMTEVVQTVKDPRSHTRSISYDVNFKSDELDKFNLNDVPESVETKSNGTPGRKTPQLDPINDLSRKSTQDASKRSRKSGRTSLLGPKGKSMSSAKELDEKPNLEQENLMPVERTDSWEIAERERHARQGFDLATTLERIEKNFVITDPRLPDNPIIFASDSFLELTEYTREEILGTNCRFLQGPETDQATVSKIRDAIREQREITVQLINYTKSGKKFWNLFHLQPMRDHKGELQYFIGVQLDGSDHVEPLRSRLSEKTEQQSAKLVKATAENVNDAVRELPDANLKPEDLWSIHSQPVLPRPHKRDTPSWLAIQKITARGETIGLHHFKPIKPLGCGDTGSVHLVELQGTGQLYAMKAMEKSTMLNRNKVHRACIEREIISFLDHPFLPTLYTSFQTSTHVCLITDFYSGGELFALLDKQPMKNFKEDSARFYAAEVVIGLEYLHCLGIIYRDLKPENILMQKDGHIVLADFDLSFVTSCKPQVIKHAQPNRRRSRSQPPPIFVAEPVSQSNSFVGTEEYIAPEIITGAGHSSAIDWWALGILLYEMLYGRTPFRGKNRQKTFTNILHKDLTFPSSVQVSLAARQLINALLQRDPATRLGSNTGSNEIKEHPFFKGINWPLIRCMSPPPLETPITLIEKDLNAKDVSWDDDGVLDNPMDLEMF; this comes from the exons ATGGAAAAACAGAGAAGTGGTAGCTCTGGAATCAATAAATGGATGGCTTTTGAAACCGGGAATGAGGATTCCAATGAAGGAATCATTACCGAAAAGGCGAGCATAGCGGAAAGGACGGCGGAATGGGGATTGGTTGTGCGATCGGACGGTGGAGAGAGGAGTTTTAAGAGTATTGGGAGTGTTAAGAATTCGTTTGGTGATGGGGAAAGAGAGAAAGGAAAGAACTCGGAATCAGCAAGGACATCCTCGGAATCGCTTTCCACATTGGAAGGCGCGATCCCGAGGGTTTCACAAGAGTTAAAAGATGCACTCGCTACTCTTCAACAAACTTTTGTAGTGTCTGATGCTACTAAGCCTGAATGCCCTATTATGTATGCTAGTAATGGATTTTTTTCCATGACTGGTTACTCTTCTAAGGAGGTCATTGGAAGAAATTG TCGATTTCTTCAGGGACCGGAAACGGACCAGAAAGAAGTGGATAAAATACGAGAAGCCGTGAGGTATGGGAGAAGTTATTGTGGTAGGTTGTTGAACTATAAGAAGGATGGTACGCCTTTCTGGAATCTTCTTACTGTTACACCTATAAAAGATGATCAAGGAAACACCATTAAGTTTATTGG AATGCAGGTTGAGGTTAGCAAATATACTGAAGGAATTGTGGACAAGACATTGCGGCCTAATGGACTGCCTCAATCGCTAATTCGTTATGATG CTCGTCAGAAGGCGAAGGCTCTAGATTCCATGACTGAGGTTGTCCAAACAGTGAAGGATCCACGATCTCACACACGGAGTATTAGTTATGACGTTAACTTCAAGTCTGATGAGCTAGATAAATTCAACCTTAATGATGTTCCTGAATCAGTTGAAACCAAGAGTAATGGCACTCCTGGTAGAAAAACTCCCCAGTTAGATCCCATAAATGATTTGTCTCGCAAGAGTACTCAAGATGCAAGCAAGAGATCTAGAAAGTCAGGACGCACGTCGTTATTGGG GCCAAAGGGAAAATCTATGAGCTCAGCAAAGGAGCTTGACGAAAAACCAAATCTTGAACAAGAAAATTTGATGCCCGTAGAGAGGACTGATAGTTGGGAGATTGCTGAAAGAGAAAGGCATGCACGCCAAGGGTTTGACCTTGCGACCACATTGGAACGCATTGAAAAGAATTTTGTGATTACTGATCCTAGACTTCCTGATAACCCAATT ATATTTGCATCTGACAGCTTTTTAGAATTGACAGAATATACTCGAGAAGAAATTCTGGGTACAAATTGTCG GTTTCTTCAAGGACCTGAAACGGATCAAGCAACTGTCTCAAAGATAAGGGATGCTATTAGGGAACAGCGGGAAATTACTGTTCAGCTGATCAATTATACTAAGAGTG GAAAGAAGTTTTGGAACTTGTTCCACTTGCAACCTATGCGCGATCACAAG GGTGAGTTGCAATACTTCATTGGTGTTCAACTTGATGGAAGTGATCATGTGGAACCCCTACGGAGTCGTCTTTCAGAGAAAACAGAGCAACAAAGTGCTAAGTTG GTTAAAGCAACTGCCGAAAATGTTAATGATGCTGTCCGAGAACTTCCTGATGCCAATTTG aaaCCAGAGGATTTGTGGTCGATTCATTCTCAACCTGTCCTCCCAAGACCTCATAAAAGGGATACTCCTTCTTGGCTAGCAATACAAAAG ATCACTGCACGAGGTGAAACAATTGGCCTGCATCATTTTAAGCCTATAAAACCCTTGGGTTGTGGAGATACTGGCAG TGTTCATTTGGTGGAATTACAAGGTACAGGCCAACTGTATGCTATGAAGGCAATGGAGAAGTCAACAATGCTCAATCGTAACAAG GTTCATCGAGCATGCATTGAAAGAGAAATCATTTCATTTTTGGACCACCCTTTTCTTCCAACACTTTACACTTCATTTCAG ACTTCTACACATGTTTGTTTGATAACAGACTTTTATTCTGGTGGAGAGTTATTTGCATTGCTTGACAAGCAGCCTATGAAAAATTTTAAGGAGGATTCTGCAAG GTTTTATGCAGCAGAAGTTGTGATTGGCTTGGAATATCTTCACTGCTTAG GAATAATTTACCGAGACTTGAAGCCTGAAAACATTTTAATGCAAAAGGATGGGCATATTGTACTAGCAGATTTTGATTTATCATTTGTGACATCCTGTAAACCCCAG GTGATTAAACATGCACAACCTAATAGAAGGAGATCTAGGAGTCAACCACCTCCAATATTTGTTGCAGAACCAGTTAGTCAATCAAATTCTTTCGTTGGAACAGAAGAGTACATTGCTCCT GAAATTATTACGGGAGCAGGACACAGTAGTGCCATTGACTGGTGGGCTCTTG GTATTCTGCTGTATGAAATGCTCTACGGTCGGACCCCCTTCAGGGGAAAAAATAGACAGAAGACATTCACAAACATTTTGCACAAAGACCTTACTTTCCCTAGCAGCGTTCAG GTTAGTCTTGCAGCCAGGCAGTTGATCAATGCATTGTTACAAAGAGACCCAGCAACACGTTTAGGATCAAATACCGGCTCCAATGAAATCAAAGAACATCCTTTTTTCAAAGGAATTAATTGGCCTCTCATCCGCTGCATG AGCCCGCCACCATTGGAGACACCTATTACATTGATTGAAAAAGATCTCAATGCCAAGGATGTAAGTTGGGATGACGATGGAGTACTTGACAATCCAATGGATTTGGAAATGTTCTAA
- the LOC115702825 gene encoding transcription termination factor MTERF6, chloroplastic/mitochondrial, with amino-acid sequence MDMSNTQNGIMWFFRDKGFDDKSINEMFRKCKRLEGAESERASENWAYLKSVGIQERKIPSVISKCPKILTLGLHEKLIPTVECLNTLGTKPREVASAIAKFPNLLSHSVEEKLCPLLAFFQALGIPEKQLGKMILQNPRLVSYSIETKLTEIVEFLAGLGLARDGVIGKVLVKNPFIMGYSVDKRLRPTAEFLRAIGLTESGLQSVAMNYPEVLCRDVDKILRPNFTYLQSCGFGDGQIATLVTGYPPILIKSIQNSLQPRIKFLVEEMGRQIDEVTDFPDFFRYGLKKRLESRHKALKQRKLDCSLNDMLDCNQKKFQMKFGLV; translated from the coding sequence ATGGATATGAGTAACACCCAAAATGGTATTATGTGGTTCTTTAGGGATAAAGGTTTTGATGATAAGAGTATAAATGAAATGTTCAGAAAATGTAAGCGTCTTGAAGGAGCAGAAAGTGAGAGAGCTTCTGAGAATTGGGCTTACTTGAAAAGTGTAGGAATTCAAGAAAGAAAGATACCTTCTGTTATTTCAAAGTGTCCTAAAATCCTTACACTTGGTCTTCATGAGAAGCTTATTCCAACTGTTGAATGTCTCAACACACTTGGTACCAAACCCAGAGAAGTTGCTTCAGCTATTGCCAAGTTCCCTAATTTACTCTCCCATAGTGTTGAAGAGAAGTTATGTCCACTTTTAGCCTTTTTTCAGGCTCTGGGTATTCCTGAAAAACAACTTGGAAAGATGATTTTGCAAAATCCAAGGCTTGTTAGTTACAGTATTGAGACAAAGCTGACTGAAATTGTTGAATTTCTTGCTGGTCTTGGCCTTGCTAGAGATGGGGTTATTGGGAAGGTACTTGTTAAGAACCCTTTTATTATGGGTTACAGTGTAGATAAAAGATTGCGTCCTACTGCAGAATTTTTGAGAGCAATAGGTCTCACTGAGTCAGGTCTTCAGTCAGTGGCAATGAATTATCCTGAAGTTTTGTGTAGAGATGTGGACAAGATTTTGAGGCCAAATTTCACTTATCTTCAGAGTTGTGGATTTGGAGATGGACAAATAGCAACTTTGGTAACTGGCTATCCACCTATTCTGATAAAGAGTATTCAGAATTCTTTACAGCCTAGAATCAAGTTTTTGGTTGAGGAAATGGGAAGACAGATTGATGAAGTCACTGATTTTCCCGATTTCTTTCGGTATGGCTTGAAGAAAAGATTGGAGTCGCGGCACAAAGCTTTGAAACAGAGGAAACTGGATTGCAGCTTGAATGATATGCTGGACTGTAATCAAAAGAAGTTTCAAATGAAGTTTGGTTTGGTTTAA
- the LOC115702816 gene encoding AP-1 complex subunit sigma-2 isoform X1, whose protein sequence is MIHFVLLISRQGKVRLTKWYSPYSQKERTKVLRELSGVILTRGPKLCNFVEWRGYKVVYKRYASLYFCMCIDQDDNELEVLEIIHHYVEILDRYFGSVCELDLIFNFHKAYYILDELLIAGELQESSKKTVARLIAAQVQFLLKSFNTIWWRFLLVADCKCKFCFRILWWRLLKKKPVL, encoded by the exons ATG ATTCATTTTGTGCTTCTTATTAGTAGACAAGGGAAAGTGAGATTGACAAAATGGTATTCACCTTACTCACAGAAGGAGAGAACTAAG GTGTTACGGGAACTCAGCGGAGTCATTCTTACACGAGGACCCAAGCTGTGTAATTTTGTGGAGTGGAGAGGATACAAAGTTGTTTACAAGAG ATATGCTAGTCTCTATTTCTGCATGTGCATTGATCAAGACGATAATGAATTAGAAGTCCTTGAAATAATTCATCATTATGTTGAGATTCTGGATCGGTATTTTGGCAGT GTCTGTGAACTAGACTTGATCTTCAATTTTCATAAG GCCTATTATATTTTGGATGAGCTTCTAATTGCTGGTGAACTCCAAGAATCGAGCAAGAAAACTGTTGCACGGTTGATCGCTGCACAGGTACAGTTTCTCTTAAAGAGTTTCAACACTATTTGGTGGAGATTTTTATTGGTTGCTGATTGCAAATGTAAATTTTGTTTTAGGATTCTTTGGTGGAGACTGCTAAAGAAGAAGCCAGTTCTATAA
- the LOC115702828 gene encoding pentatricopeptide repeat-containing protein At4g38150-like, producing MQLSRGNVSKLVLSKICNSLVRSSQSSILTTEASSSPFNLSKELRWFSSSINGGDESEVTNQSQSSGERVPQNSWEPKPNRPMRGRAPFNTQSPKPRGRNSEKRENPLEDNSFLERFKLGANDTEYDKREQPRQQEVPKPPPPVPEDADEIFKKMKETGLIPNAVAMLDGLCKDGLVQEAMKLFGVMREKGTIPEVVIYTAVVDGFCKAQKLDDAIRIFRKMQSNGIDPNAFSYSVLIQGLYKCKRLDDGVEFCMEMLEAGHSPNVTTFVGLVDGLCEEKGVEEANIVITQLRQKGFTVNDKAVREFLDKKAPFSPLVWEAIFGKKPSQRLF from the coding sequence ATGCAGCTCTCACGAGGTAATGTTTCGAAGCTTGTCCTCTCCAAAATCTGCAACTCTCTTGTTCGTTCATCTCAATCCTCAATTTTGACAACCGAAGCATCATCATCACCTTTCAATTTATCGAAGGAGCTTCGATGGTTTAGCTCCAGCATTAATGGCGGCGATGAAAGTGAAGTGACGAATCAAAGCCAAAGCTCAGGCGAAAGGGTTCCACAGAACTCGTGGGAGCCCAAACCCAACAGACCCATGCGAGGGAGAGCTCCGTTCAATACCCAGAGTCCTAAACCTCGTGGGAGAAATTCAGAGAAGAGGGAAAATCCTTTAGAAGACAACAGTTTTCTTGAAAGATTCAAGCTTGGAGCTAATGATACTGAGTACGATAAAAGAGAACAGCCTCGGCAACAAGAAGTTCCCAAACCACCTCCACCGGTGCCTGAGGATGCGGATGAGATATTTAAGAAGATGAAGGAAACGGGTCTTATTCCAAACGCGGTAGCCATGCTTGATGGGCTTTGCAAAGATGGTCTTGTTCAGGAAGCAATGAAACTTTTCGGTGTGATGAGGGAGAAAGGTACTATACCTGAAGTTGTTATATATACTGCTGTTGTTGATGGGTTCTGTAAGGCTCAGAAGCTTGATGATGCTATTAGAATTTTTAGGAAGATGCAAAGCAATGGGATTGATCCAAATGCCTTTAGTTACTCTGTATTGATTCAGGGTTTGTATAAATGTAAAAGATTAGATGATGGTGTAGAGTTTTGTATGGAGATGTTGGAAGCCGGGCATTCGCCGAATGTCACTACTTTTGTGGGCTTGGTTGATGGGTTGTGTGAGGAAAAGGGTGTTGAAGAAGCTAACATTGTCATTACACAGTTAAGACAGAAGGGTTTTACAGTTAATGACAAAGCTGTTAGAGAATTTTTGGACAAAAAAGCTCCATTTTCGCCTTTGGTTTGGGAAGCTATCTTCGGGAAGAAACCTTCACAGAGATTATTTTGA